The genomic window CATAAAATCTTGTTTTATTTGAGTTAAAGTATTTTCTGTTTGCCCTCTACCAATATGTGCATCGGTATAGATTCTAAAACCAAATATGCTATTATTGTGAGAAAAATACTGATAGCCCAACCTTGCTCCGCCAACACCCAAATCGCCTTTTACAGAATGTAATAAAGTTTGATATTCCATAGGCATAAGCCCTGCGCTAATACCTATTAACACACCGCTACGATTTTTTCCAAACATCTTATCAGCATCTTTATCAATCTCTTGTGTGATTTTATTATTTTGTGCAAAATCCTGCTGCACAAGATTCTTCTGCGATTTTTCTTTAGGGTAGGAATACTGAAGTGCTTTGAGTTTTTGCTCAAGTTCTTCTACTTCTTTTTGCTTCTTTTGTTCCTCTATGGCTCGTTGGGCTTGTTGAGATTCAATCTCGCGAATTTGCCGCTCAAGTGCTGCTTTTCTCTCATCTAAACTCTCCGCATTTAGAATCTGCGCAATCATAAAAGCACAATAAAATAAATAATATCGCTTTTTCATCAAAATCTCCTTGATTTTTGCTCATAAAGCGATATTATACCCCCCCCCCCCACTTAAATTCTGCTTAAAAATACACTCTACTTTTGCCAAGATTTTTGGGCTTTGAGTATCGTTTGGATTGAACTATGTGTCGCAATTATCCTCATTTTAAGAGCATTGTTTATTTGCGCTACCTATTCTTTTGTTTTTTTTGCATACGCCTTAGTCCCTCAAATTTTATCCATTTGCCATCAAGAATCCCAAACAAATAGAGCATAAGGCAAAAGGGCTGTTTTTACAATATTAGCATTTTAGAATCTAATTTAAGTTTTTTGGTGGTGTCCCCGGCGCGATTCGAACGCGCGACCTCACGATTAGGAATCGTGTGCTCTATCCAGCTGAGCTACGAGGACAAATGAGAATGAGTAACAAGAAGCCTTAAGAGACAAAAGGCGCATTTTACATTTTTATATACCATAAATCAAGTCCCGCAAACTACACAATAGCTTTTTTTATGCTAGAATCTGCACTTTATATTTTACGATATTTCAAGGAGCATATATGGCAATCAAACTTGCAATCAATGGCACAGGGCGCATTGGGCTTTGTGCGGCTAGGATTATTGGGGAACGTGATGATATAGAGCTTGTTGCGATGAATAGCACGGCTGATATTGATACGCTCGTGCATTTGTTGCGTTATGATTCGGTGCATAGATTCTATGATGTTGAAAAAATGAGTGAAAACACACTCCGCATTGGTAAAAGCAAAAATGTGAAAATCCTAAGCGATAGAGACCCGCTCAATCTTGATTTTGGCGAAGCAGTGGGCGTGATTGAATGCACCGGGAAATTTAATGCTTTAGAAAAATCAAGCACACATCTAAAAGGCAATATTAAACGCGTGATAATCTCTGCTCCTGCGGATAATACGCCTACTTTTGTCTATGGCGTCAATCATACGCAATACAATGGTGAAAGTGTGATTTCAAATGCTTCTTGCACGACAAATTGTCTCGCTCCCATTGTGAAAGTGCTCGATTCTACTTTTGGCATTGAAAATGGCTTGATGACAACAATCCACAGCTACACAAATGATCAAAATCTCCTTGATGTCAAGCATAAAGATTTGCGCCGCGCTCGTGCGGCTGCGCAAAATATGATTCCTACAAGCACAGGTGCGGCAAAGGCTATCGGGCTTGTGCTACCGCATTTAGCAGGTAAGCTTAATGGTATTGCTGTGCGTGTGCCAACACCTGATGTAAGCTTGGTGGATTTAAGCGTGAATCTTAAAAGCGCAGTAAGCAAAGAGGCAGTGAATGAGGCATTTTATAACGCACAAAATGGCACAATTCTTGATGGTGCGCTTAAGGGGCTTATCATCGTTGATGATGAAAGCAGGGTTTCAAGTGATTTTATCGGCTGTGCGGCAAGTGCGGTGATTGTGCCGGATAAATGCGTGGCGATTGACAAAAGCGCAAAAGTGCTTGCGTGGTATGATAATGAAATGGGCTATACGCACCGCCTTATTGATATGAGTGCGTTTGTGTGCAAGGGACTATAAACAATGGCATTTGGGGGGAATTGTGGTTAGGTTTAGCTTTGATTTAGAGGTGAGTGAGGAAGTAAAAAGTCGTGCAGATTCTGTTTTTGAAGGCATAAAAAATGAGCATTTGCAGGGTAAAAGTGGTTATTATAAGCTCCCCTTTGATGAGAGTGCATTTGCAGTAGCGGCAGCATTTTGTGAGCGTGAGCGG from Helicobacter typhlonius includes these protein-coding regions:
- the gap gene encoding type I glyceraldehyde-3-phosphate dehydrogenase; translation: MAIKLAINGTGRIGLCAARIIGERDDIELVAMNSTADIDTLVHLLRYDSVHRFYDVEKMSENTLRIGKSKNVKILSDRDPLNLDFGEAVGVIECTGKFNALEKSSTHLKGNIKRVIISAPADNTPTFVYGVNHTQYNGESVISNASCTTNCLAPIVKVLDSTFGIENGLMTTIHSYTNDQNLLDVKHKDLRRARAAAQNMIPTSTGAAKAIGLVLPHLAGKLNGIAVRVPTPDVSLVDLSVNLKSAVSKEAVNEAFYNAQNGTILDGALKGLIIVDDESRVSSDFIGCAASAVIVPDKCVAIDKSAKVLAWYDNEMGYTHRLIDMSAFVCKGL
- a CDS encoding outer membrane beta-barrel protein; its protein translation is MKKRYYLFYCAFMIAQILNAESLDERKAALERQIREIESQQAQRAIEEQKKQKEVEELEQKLKALQYSYPKEKSQKNLVQQDFAQNNKITQEIDKDADKMFGKNRSGVLIGISAGLMPMEYQTLLHSVKGDLGVGGARLGYQYFSHNNSIFGFRIYTDAHIGRGQTENTLTQIKQDFMAWNFDVLVDFRIPNTYSYIGFFGGVGLGSLNFEITDILDYAYLKGGRNFYNFGLAFTGGAKHRLELYCKMPIKSSYNENFYWKSSMLVSIAYQYTF